From one Solanum stenotomum isolate F172 chromosome 12, ASM1918654v1, whole genome shotgun sequence genomic stretch:
- the LOC125847837 gene encoding exocyst complex component EXO70B1 yields MDLTQTSDQTISNDKQPDIPDETPPPHETESTEAEIVGQLPTDDGVIKTTDDDGAKTDDVKPDNEVEVSSPLPPDLDKVSEEIDQFISESSNLKGDDDESKPPDVPVFVEQFAVLVEAKIDEYDGGDAPVKWSQLAQEEATSFLDIVDRISKLFTSLCRFSSEYKYAYSISRVDGVLQRAMSYIEEEYKSILYDYKINTDSDITNSDTYSAKPSPNSYSSSDTNQDAEQDYSASEENKFPGYSEEIVATLNKFCKALIAGGYETECCQVYFIARRKALEESLHKLGFEKYSIDDVQKMNWEPLEREVTAWIATFRHCTNVLFSSERKLADAVFGDQPSISETIFSNLSRGMMIQLLNFAEAVSMTKRAAEKLFKFLDIYETLRDFIPLVDKIFPVSYADELKAEATLSRGRLGESMVSIFSELENSIQGDSNKTPVPGGAVHPLTRYIMNYLKYVGEYRDTLEQVFREHQMIERADSATGSDFDCQNPQAGQSNHHTSSNKLSPFETHMIKVMDLLDSNLEGKSRLYKDTSLSSIFMMNNGRYILQKIKGSPEINSLMGDQWYRKRSSDLRQYHKNYQRETWGKLLQCLNHEGLNVNGKVNKPILKERFKSFNALFDEIHKTQSSWVISDEQLQSELRVSISNMVIPAYRSFLGRFSQTFTPGRQTEKYVKYQPEEIETDIDELFDGNATPWGRKKL; encoded by the coding sequence ATGGATCTAACACAAACTTCTGATCAAACAATATCCAATGACAAACAGCCAGATATTCCAGACGAAACTCCTCCTCCCCATGAAACAGAGTCTACAGAAGCAGAGATTGTTGGACAACTGCCAACAGACGATGGAGTCATCAAGACAACAGATGATGATGGTGCCAAGACAGACGACGTCAAACCTGACAACGAGGTTGAAGTTTCTTCTCCCCTGCCTCCTGATCTCGATAAGGTTTCAGAAGAAATAGATCAATTTATCTCTGAATCGTCAAACTTAAAAGGGGATGATGATGAATCTAAGCCTCCCGATGTTCCTGTGTTTGTAGAACAATTTGCTGTTCTTGTTGAGGCTAAGATTGATGAATATGATGGTGGCGATGCACCCGTCAAATGGAGCCAGCTAGCTCAGGAGGAAGCCACATCATTTTTGGATATTGTAGATCGAATCTCCAAGCTATTTACCTCCCTCTGTCGATTTTCTTCTGAGTACAAATATGCTTATTCAATCAGCCGTGTTGATGGTGTTCTTCAACGAGCAATGTCCTACATAGAGGAAGAATACAAGTCAATCCTCTACGATTACAAGATCAATACTGATTCAGATATCACCAATTCAGACACTTATTCTGCCAAGCCTAGCCCTAATTCTTATTCATCATCAGACACCAATCAAGATGCAGAACAAGACTACTCTGCTtctgaagaaaataaatttccaGGCTACTCTGAGGAAATCGTAGCCACCTTGAATAAATTTTGCAAAGCCTTGATTGCAGGAGGCTACGAAACAGAATGCTGTCAGGTCTATTTCATCGCACGGAGGAAAGCTTTGGAGGAAAGCTTGCATAAGCttgggtttgaaaaatatagcATCGACGATGTGCAAAAGATGAATTGGGAACCATTGGAGAGAGAGGTTACTGCTTGGATTGCAACATTCAGGCACTGCACTAATGTTCTCTTCTCCAGTGAACGCAAGCTCGCCGATGCCGTGTTTGGGGACCAACCATCAATTTCTGAGACCATCTTCAGCAATTTGTCTCGAGGTATGATGATCCAACTCCTTAATTTCGCTGAAGCCGTTTCCATGACAAAACGGGCTGCTGAAAAGCTCTTCAAGTTTCTCGACATTTATGAGACTTTGCGGGATTTTATTCCTTTGGTGGATAAGATATTTCCGGTTTCTTACGCTGATGAACTCAAGGCTGAAGCTACATTGAGTCGGGGACGCTTAGGAGAATCCATGGTTTCTATCTTTTCGGAGCTGGAAAACTCAATCCAGGGGGACTCAAACAAGACACCGGTTCCAGGTGGTGCTGTTCATCCGTTAACTCGCTACATCATGAATTATCTGAAATATGTAGGCGAGTACAGAGACACCTTAGAGCAGGTATTCAGAGAACATCAGATGATAGAAAGAGCTGACTCAGCCACGGGATCAGACTTTGACTGCCAAAATCCACAAGCGGGTCAGAGTAATCATCATACATCATCGAATAAGCTATCACCTTTCGAGACGCATATGATAAAAGTCATGGATCTATTGGATTCAAATCTGGAGGGAAAATCAAGGCTTTACAAAGACACTTCACTCAGCTCAATATTCATGATGAATAACGGACGATACATCttgcaaaaaataaaaggatCTCCAGAGATCAATAGCCTGATGGGGGATCAATGGTACAGAAAGCGATCTTCAGATCTAAGACAGTACCACAAGAATTACCAAAGAGAAACGTGGGGTAAATTGTTGCAATGTTTAAACCATGAGGGATTGAATGTGAATGGGAAAGTGAATAAACCAATATTGAAAGAGAGGTTCAAGAGTTTCAATGCATTGTTTGACGAGATACACAAGACGCAGAGCAGTTGGGTTATTAGCGACGAGCAATTGCAGTCGGAGCTGAGAGTTTCCATATCAAACATGGTTATACCAGCCTACAGGTCATTCTTGGGAAGGTTTAGTCAAACATTTACTCCGGGAAGGCAGACAGAGAAGTATGTAAAGTACCAACCTGAAGAAATTGAAACAGACATTGATGAGCTATTCGATGGAAATGCTACGCCATGGGGGAGGAAGAAATTGTAA